Proteins co-encoded in one Brassica oleracea var. oleracea cultivar TO1000 chromosome C4, BOL, whole genome shotgun sequence genomic window:
- the LOC106339510 gene encoding post-GPI attachment to proteins factor 3-like, which translates to MMTRGEERKRDGEKPTKYFGKWPLKHVYGIQEPVSAAFAALDLAIQFHGWVSYFILVYYHLPLQPNRKTYYEYNGLLHIYAIIVMNALFWSGVCHSRDVDLTERLDYSSATVLAGYTLVLAVIRSFSIHDQSAKVMVTAPVLALVATHIIYLNFYNLDEGLHRKVIYGIGGVELIVWGLWAALTSHPSKWKLRAFFVSSILTMCLRMLDFPPYKGYVDAHALWRTAGIPLSYLWWSFIRDDAVFRTTVLLKKSK; encoded by the exons ATGATGACTAGAGGAGAAGAGAGGAAAAGAGACGGAGAGAAACCTACCAAGTACTTCGGTAAATGGCCACTCAAACATGTCTATGGCATTCAG GAACCTGTCTCCGCTGCTTTCGCTGCTCTTGACCTTGCAATACAGTTCCATGGATGGGTCTCTTACTTCATCCTCGTTTACTATCACTTGCCTCTCCAGCCAAACCGGAAAACTTACTACGAGTATAACGGATTATTGCATATCTATGCAATCATTGTAATGAATGCACTCTTCTGGAGTGGTGTTTGTCACAGCAG AGATGTTGACTTGACGGAGAGGCTAGATTACTCTTCAGCTACAGTACTAGCCGGGTATACGCTAGTTCTAGCTGTAATACGGTCTTTCAGTATACATGATCAATCTGCCAAAGTCATGGTTACTGCACCTGTTCTTGCACTTGTAGCAACTCATATCATCTACCTAAATTTCTACAACCTTGATGAAG GGCTTCACCGGAAAGTTATATACGGTATAGGAGGAGTAGAGCTAATAGTGTGGGGTTTATGGGCAGCTTTAACGTCGCATCCATCTAAATGGAAGCTAAGAGCTTTCTTTGTCTCGAGCATACTCACAATGTGTCTGAGAATGCTTGACTTCCCTCCTTACAAAGGCTATGTTGATGCCCATGCTCTTTGGCGAACTGCAGGGATCCCTCTGTCTTATCTTTGGTGGAGTTTTATCCGTGATGACGCCGTTTTTAGAACCACTGTTCTTCTCAAGAAATCAAAGTGA